gtcgtgcgcatttcacaaaaaataacatgcacattccaacagtctatagcattgtcgaattgccgaaggtttctgtaattaacgtagaagtacagaaatatCATCGTTTCtgttttgccgatttcaaagtaactgacagagtactttggtattctaactgaggtccaaagcagtgaaagtaaaagaaatgacgatattttttcaaacgattcttatgagattattacaatatttaattataagtttggatgactattgaagtgttatagtcacactaacaacatcgatggtGGTccatatgttactgttattattttttctaaatagttttgttaaatagatttcctaaaaatctatgtaaataccacaacttcttgatattgatagctatgacgttttgaaatgtaaacaaaattgtgcattggttttctattattactgtattactatattaataatattggttattttaataatatcagtgcattttacttttaatattgcatttctcctattgcaggggagagatataaacatataatcttttcctttcattattgctgtttgttgtacataataacacccgcacccagtacattacagctaccattgcagttatcctattgcactgcagtaccatttgactgctaatattgcatttctcaaccatcagtaccctttcttttttccaatatcactttggtcgtgggctgtatgacagggggaTTTCTAGTGTTATGTTATAGTTGTAATACTTTTCTATTCTAGCTTTAGTAACAGTTTTACACATTCATGTATTAAAGAGTAACTCAGGCTTGTTTATGATAGATTTGGTGGGAGTTATCTTCTTATGTCATAAAGTAAATCTATGCTTGTTTTAactattctgcctcattaattAGAAAAAAGTAAGCATGATCTATTCTTGTCTCTTGATGAATGAGATTCACAAAAAGCGGAACAGAAAATCATAGGCTATAACAGCTAAGTAGACCAGTACCAGACGGCTCTCAATTGTTGGTCCACTTGACTGTATGTTGTTTTTTTCAGTCCAATAGAAGGCATTCAAACTCGCTTCGGACTGTTGATAGAGTCTGTTACGCCTGGTTCTTCATGTTCGAAGCTGGGCATAAGTAAAGGGGATGAGATAGTCGAACTTAATGGAATCACACTGATGGGAAAATCAGTATTACAGGTAGGTATAAGAAAAAGTGTGTGTGGTCTAGGAAAGTGTATCGTCTATGATAGAGTGACGGTGGTCTAGGAGAGAGTGTGTGTAGTCTAGAGGAGAGTGTGTGCGGTCAATGTTAAAGTGTGTGTTCTAGGAAAGAGTGCATGTGGTCGAGGAAAGAGTATGTGGTATAGGAGGGCGTGTGCAGTCGAGGAGAGAATGCATGTAGTAAATGAAGGAGTGTGGGCAGTCTAGGAGGGAGTGTGCGGTGTAGGAGAGAGTGCATGAGTCTAGGAAAGTGTGTCCTCTATATGAAAAAGTGTATGTGGTCTATGGAATGTGTGGTCATGTGAAACTCTTAGTCATAATCCTCAAGTAGCGACACATCCAGATGCTCCCATGGCTATCGCCTTAATCGGTGAGTATGGCCATCTACTAATCGGAACAACTGTTAGCGAGTAATGTTAACAAGGTGTTGTTAGTGAATCATGTTAACGTGATGTTATTAGTGAATAATGTTAATAAAGTGTTGTTAATGAGTAATATTAACATCGTGTTATTAGTGAGTAATGTTAACAAGGTGTTGTTACTGAGAGTAATTAGTATAGTACAGTTAATGGGTGAGTTAAGTTTGAGCTGTTAGTGATAAGGGCTAACACAGTATTATTATGTGTAGAGTTAAGACAGTGCTTTTATTAGATGGTGTTAATTATTGGATAATTGGATATCGGATAATTAATTATTGGATGGTGCTGTTATTAAGTGTGTTTAAAGCAGTGCTTTAGTAGGTGTAGCTAAAACATTGCTGTTATTGGCATGGTTAACAAGAAGTTGTTCATAGATTTGGTTAGCTCAGTGTAGTTAGTGAATATGGTTAACATAGAGCAACAAAGGCAAGTACAGAACACTTCTTATGTAGTTAATACAGCGCTTCTTGTAGACATAGCagatacagacggttccctacttacgaacattcgagttacgaacaatggtacatacgaacagggtCTGCGCGTTCGTAAGTCCGTATGAATTACCGTCGGTATTACCGTCGGTATTACCGTcggtattaccgacgtattagcggcagaaagacagaaagaggcactactcagaagcaccacccagcatcaACCTTCCTCTGccttatatatttttatcattacgTACAGTAAACATCTCGGTCATCCATTATTCAATATGGTTGGTGAAAAGCGAAAGGCTTCTAGTGAGAGTGATAGTGCAAAGAAGAGGCAAGCCATCTCATTTGAAAGGAAAGTGTCAATAATAAAGCAGCTTGATGCGGGTGAGAAAATGGTGAGCGTTGCACGGGCATACAACTTGAATCGTTCGACAGTCGGTACCATTTATAAACAGAAAGATTGTATAATGGAACACGTGAAAGGCGCAGTGCCTATGCAATCGACGATCATTAGCAAAAAAAGAGGGAAAATCATAGAAGAGATGGAGAAACTTCTCACTATTTGGCTCGATGATCAGCAACGGCGGCGTTTTCCTCTGAGCCTTCTGCTCATTCAGGAGAAGGCCAAATCTATCTTTGAGGATGTCAAGGCTAAGGCTGGGGAAAGCGCTGCCGAAGAAACGTTTTCTGCCAGCTGCGGATGGTTTTCCCGTTTCAAGAGGGCGAATCTCCACAATGTGTCTGTGTCCGGAGAGGCAGCATCTGCGGACACAGAGGCTGCCGAGCGATTCCCCCAAGTGTTGAAGGAGATCATTGAGGAGGGTGGCTATTCGGCGAAGCAGATCTTCAATGTCGACGAAACGGGTCTTTTTTGGAAGAAAATGCCAGAGAAGACCTACATTAGTCGTGAAGAGAAGACGATGCCCGGATATAAAGCGGCTAAAGACCGCCTAACCTTAATGCTTGGGGCGAATGCTGAAGGGAGCTACAAGCTGAAGCCACTGCTAGTTTACCGGGCAGCTAACCCTCGAGCCCTGAAGAATGTGACAAAAAGCTCTCTCCCCGTTATATGGATGTCAAACACAAAGGCATGGGTGACACTCGCTGTATTTGAAGACTGGTTCTTCCACCATTTCATCCCAGAAGTGAAGTTGTATTGCCGGGATAATAGAATTCCATTCAAGATTTTGCTAGTGCTGGACAATGCTCCCGGCCACCCCCACACTTGGATGGTTTTCATCCTCATGTCAAAGTTGTGTACCTGCCGCCAAACACAACTTCACTTCTGCAGCCGATGGACCAGGGTGTTATTGCCAATTTCAAGAAATATTACACCCGACGGACATACAGGATGGCATTGAAAGCAGTAGATTCTGACCTCGAGATGACCTTACGGAGCTACTGGAAGTCGTATAACATCTTGAACTGCGTAAAAAACATTGATGCATCATGGCGTGAGGTTACCGAGGTCAACCTCAACGCCGTGTGGAGGCTTCTATGCCCTCAGTTCGTCAACGACTTCCGTGGCTTTGATCAGGAGGGCATCAACAAAGAAATCCTCAGCACGCTTGTCGGCCTAAGTGACAAACTCGAGCTTGACCTGCAGGAGGAGGACTTCGAGGAATTGCTTGAGTCCCATGGGGAGGAATTGAGTAACCAAGACCTCATGGAGTTGGAGGCTCAGCAACGTGTCGAagaggaggaggaggaggaaGAAACGCCTGTCCCCATGAAGAAATTCGAAACGAAACTCTTGGCTGAGGGGTTTTCGCTCATAGATAAAGCCATCGCACTCTTCAAGCTGCAAGACCCAAATATTGAACGCTGCACAAAGGTTGCAAATCAATTGAATGATACCATACAGTGCTACCGCATcatttttgatgaaaaaaaagaaaactgtGCAATCGTCGTTAGATCACTTCTTTTGCCCAGTTTCTAGTCAATCCTCTAAAGAAGATACTCATCAACCCTCATCTTCTTCCTGCATTGGAGTTACGGAGAAGGAAGTAGTGTAACTTTTGAAGCCCATTCCAGCGACGAAGAAGACCCTCTCATGATATAAATTACGTAGTACAGTACTGTACGtgttctctccattttattaaatgttatataaaaatacatactgaacgtattctctccattttattaaatgttatataaaaatacatactgaacgtattctctccattttattaaatgttatataaaaatacgtACATACTGTGCGtacgtattctctccattttattaaatgttataaaaatacatactgtaCGTATTCtcttcattttattaaatgttatatacaaagaaataaatgttatacaagccttaaacatacttatataaaccttcgatatatttatataggccttaaacataaaatataaatcaaaatatagcactgaagcaacttacgaacaaattcaccttacgaacaatcgctcggaacgtaactcgttcgtaggttgggaaccgtctgtagtGTTGCACGATAACACGATATAATTCgatatgacgatatatttcagtggacgATTTTATGTTTAGCCAGTTTTcaagtcgatatgaatatcgaaaccgatattttatcgaaatatcggccgattttattttggcaaaatggagttgtctattctcttTATTGTAACGAGGTGACAACTCCTATTTGTCAATTGATATTAACCAATATCCTCTcatatcgttcatgttaaagcctaacactatatatcgaaagaagacaactccaatgttcgatatttttcgatattccatatattttgaaaccaaataatcgaatgtacatgcaacgatatcgtgcagcactaataGCAGATGCAGTGATGTTAGTGCCAATGATTAATGCATCGCTGTTAGTTGCCACTGTTAACACTGTTCTGTTAATTGTCAGTTCATAATTGTTGTTAAGTTCATAATAACCGTCATGTACAAACCTTCACAAATTGACATGTTAATCATTATCTTGCTAATAAAATAAACTGTCCATGTTCGCTGCTTCAAAGAAGTGCGAGCAGATGCATTTCGGTGTAGTCAAAGCGGGATTAGAAGCCTCTGTGCAAGTCTTTTTAAAGATTGTGTGACTGCATCTGTATCACAGATATAAGCTTTCATGCTAAAGCTTAAAACGGGTCTACTACACACATTGAACTTTCTCAACTATGATTTAATTTTAGCTgtgttttaaaattactaaactGTACATTGCAAATCAAATCtacattttacattatacaacAGTAGAGTATTTCATTAGTTGCACAAGTAAATTGCTGTGAAAGACATGTAAAAACTACTATAACAAGCTCCACATATAGCTTATTGTATTACATATTTGTTGTTAGACTGTTGATATCTCCATCCAATGTGCTAGTAGTTAGTAGCTAAGCATTGTTATGCTAATATTACAGAAGAGCTCTATGATTGCTGAGATGCCTGTACACACTCTGAGAGTTAGGAAGTTTGAGGTGAGCATCAGACTCTTCTTATacacaaaacattatttttgaaaCTCTTTAATGAGAAAAGAGAAGCCTTTTTGCTCATATTGCAGGTAATTGACTCATTTTGTACTAGTATTGCAGGTAATAGATTCATTTTGTAATAGTATTGCAGGTGATAGACTCATTTTGTTCTGATATTGCAGGCAATAGACTCATTTTGTTCTAGTATTGCAGGTAATAAACTCATTTTGTACTAGGATTGCAGGTAATAGACACATTTTGTACTAGTATTGCAGGTAATAGACACATTTTGTACTAGTATTGCAAGTAATAGACTTATTTTGTACAAGTATTGCAGGTAATAGACACATTTTGTGCTAATATTGCAGGTACTAGACTCATTTTGTACTAGTATTGCAGGTAATAGACACAATCCGTACTAGTATTGCAGATAATAGACTCATTTTTACTAGTATTATAGGTAATAAACTCATTTTTACTAGCATTGCAGGCAGTTATACATAAAGCTAACAATATCATGCTATATGTTTGTGCATGTACTACACTTACAGCATAATGTAAGGTACATACTGATATACACCAGGGGAGAGAACTTGTAATAACAACTAACGCAGACTTGGATGGAACTGACCAAACTCACTCCAAATTCACGTCCAACGGGCAGAACAGTAAATCTGGAACCAAGTTATAATAGGAAGACATGTGAGTCTCAACTCTTTTCTTTGTTGTCTTTGGTAGATGGATTGCAGAGCTAACAGACCAACTTTTCTATCATACGAATCGGTAGATAAAACTACTTTGCTGATCTTTAGTAGTTGACTGCCAATATTAATGTCAAAGTTGGTTAAATGGTACATTTCAGAAAGGATAGCAACAGTAGCATTTTGTATAAATGTTATAGtggtatgcatatatattctgGGATCAGCGAAATTTCAGCCAACTGACTATAAACATCTTCACTTGTTCAACCTcaattttcaacattttctgTTCTTTTCCAACCATTTTATTTACATGTGGTCTTTTTCAGATTTTGTGTATCTATTtctttatttaataatataaattctCAAATACACAATTTGATTTCAGGCTTTTTTATGTTACAACCTCATCTAATGGTAGCTGATCAGAGAAATTAACCGTATAGCATCCTGATAAAAAAATCTTCTTGCTAGATAATATAACTAGTGAATTATCAGTACAGAGGCTATTACTTATAAGCTGAGCTATCTTGGCTTTCGTTACTCTATTTCATTACTCTATGTCGACGAAAGAGCAAGGGCTAGATGTGTCTGCTATGATCTCCCTATTTCATCTGCCAGCTTTGATCTTTGAACTTGGCTGAATATTTCTCAAGTGATTACGTTTTCCACCAGGGTAGTAATCATACACGCTGCCTTTTCCTAGGATTCTTTTCATCTCTGGAGTTTTCTCGTATGTTTCAACTTTATCAGCAGACGGGTTCTTATTGCCAGTCATATCCTCTCCCCAAGgtagtttagtaaaataggTGGATGTGTAACTACGGGTGGTACGAAGACCAAAGTATTCCAGTCTAATCGGGAGATTCCTGGCCCTTACATCGGCGATGGCAGCTAAATAGGCCTGCTGGTGCACCTAAAGAAGAGAGTTCTTGTAAATACTCTATATGACGCAGTTCAAGTAGCTCGAAGAAGAGCTGAGGCTAATAAGAGCCTGTGATTATCTCTTAGAACGCTTCTACTCAACTTAcatcaataaaaaagtttttggtgtAATCTTGGATTTTTTTTTACTtccaattaaatttttatttccaTGGCTCATAATTCATGTTTTAAAACTTAAGCTTTAAAACTGCAAAAGACAACTGCTCAACCAAAACAAAAAGAGACTCGCTAGGGTGATTCACCTTAACACTCAAATCGCTGCCATCTTCACTGACAGATGCACTCTGGGACATTTGTTTTGAAGGCAGTTGCGCATTATTTAAGGCAATTTTAGGAATAACAATTATTTAAACTCGAAgtcaaaatgaaatgaaaaagaCTTGAAATCAGAAACATGCATTGACTACACTACCTACATTATAGACTGACTGAGTGATTTGAGGAAATGAGACTTACAGGTGCACAAGAAGTGAggtctattttaatcttttccCTTTATTCTGAATTCAATGAGTTCAAAATAGAGGGAATTCAGAATGTGCAGTTGTGCCATACCTTTGTCCAATCTTGTGATCTTAGAGTGGCAAGAGGAGAAATAACATCGTTAAGATGGCTGCTAGCGCCGCTCTTCACGGGCCTATCAGCTGTCTTTAGCGATTGCCTTGACTGCTCAGATATGACCTGCAACAGCAAATAATAACTCTATATTAACTgtttgtcttctctttgtgACCTCTTGTgatattctgccatgttatgcTGAATTTGCCAttgtttcaaaatgttttgtgcaagtcaaataaaagaaaaaagtaaaacaactataaaagggtttaaacgtatatgtgaaataattagtaagtaatagctaaattaagtctgttctgctatgattacaataaaggatGATTGTGTAAGggtacaattaatacgaactgaaaacaacaaaacaaaaatccgGAATATGTTTAATTCTTGcctagaagtgtgtgtgtgtataaaaaagttactgttccactagaagctatccatcaatactttaaatacgacaatactggtatGTTTCGATATTGGTACAAATATAAAACTGAGATATCGTACCGTCTTTGTCTGACCTAACGGAGAGCGAATGTTGAGTTTTTTTCCaggagataatacaattgtccgcgtaaAACAAATTGGCCTTGACAGTGATATAGCCATTGAACCTTACGAAGAACTGAAATAGAACTTCAAGAAAAGTTGCCATAACAGAAAACACTGAACTCGCCATCACGAGCGACGCATACGTTTTAgcaatgtatataatcagtgcacaaatcaccaaattttaagttcaagataaattattgttgatattgttgGGCAGAATAACTTAGCCCTAAGGAAAAAAGACGTAgatgcatatacttaggtccaaAATGtctcttaacaggggcatcgtaacgcgagggcgcaaggctaaaataattagctggTGCATACCCATTTGCGCATTATTTAAGGCACTTCTAGAGATAAcaattatttaattttgaaacagaAACATGCATTGACTACACTTCCTCCATTATAGAATGACTTTGAGTGATTTGAAGAAATGAGACTCACACAAGCGTACAAGAAGTGAggtatattttaatcttttcccTTTATTCTGAATTCAATGAGTTCAAAATAGAGGGAATTCAGAATGTGCAGTTGTACCTTTGTCCAATCTTGTGATCTTAGAGTGGCAAGAGGAGAAATAACATCGTTAAGATGGCTGCTAGGGCCGCTCTTCACGGGCTTATCAGCTGTCTTTAGTGATAGCCTTGACTGCTCAGATATGACCTGCAACACCAAAtaatatctctatattaactgtttgtcttctctttgtggCCTTGTAAACTgctttgagccgttttggaacgggaatccaaactacggcggtcttgagGGGCTACGATTAaccgttcgtttttgagcttttaagaccttgtaatcacatttccacatatttggcacttacaacacaacagagtaagacatggtgaatcttttgatatcgaataactgtaatgtgaattttgttgcaagtcaacctttaacaagaTGAGCCATTCAGGCCATTCAGAACCTCAATCAGCCTCTTTGCATGTTTTgaatgggtttggagttgcctgCTGCTGACGAGTTTGCACCCAACCGCTTCAACGATTTTGAGTTGCACTATATAAATCTTTCCAAGTTTTGTGATGTATCCCTCCAAACGAACCTTGTTAAGGTCAGCTTTCTCACAGCGAATGCTTTTGAACCAACTTAGCGAAGCGAAATAATAACAAATGCATTCGGATTTCATCGTTTCTATGATTCAAAGTGGAAGCAACTCTGAACCAATTTAAGACGTGTAAGCTCAGTGATTAGATCTATAAAACTTATGAAGTAACTTGCAGGATTGATAGTATAAACTTTGCTGTTAGGCAAGCAGTCATTGATAGGGCTGTCCAGCATGCTTTCTAAATGATTCATCATGGTGCCAGAAGAAGGGGTCAATCTTCTGCTACTCGTCCCACTtggtgtctgtttgtctgtttgcaTTTCTACCCAGTCACTGTTATCCTCAAGCCTGTCAATTATTACACACTATGAAATGAATGAAGCTTTCGTAGAGTTATGCTACCTCAAGAGTATGTTTGTGTCTTTTGTGGTATACTTAACTTACAGGAATCACATGACAACAATAACTTCTCAATGAGGATAACCATAGAGGTTAAACAAGAGGAATAATATTGCCTGGAACTCGAACTAAAAAATGGTTCAATTATGGGTTTATGGGAGCACAAAAATGTGAAGATGTGTACCTCTCAGACATCTTGCAATGTCATGCATCTTTTCACCTCAAAATGGTATCTTCTGACAAATCAAAAAAGTTTAGCAAGCTGATAAAAGCGTTTCCAGCTCAGCATAAAGAGAATCGATTCTACAAGTTTTGGGTGGAATTTAGTGATGATTCGATGGTgattattatttagtttttttgtaaCACCAGTATATTCAGAGTGTGAGTGATTAATAACACTAGTATATTCAGAGTCTGAGTGGTTAATAACACTAGTATATTCAGAGTGTGAGTGATAAATAACACTAGTATATTCAGAGAGTCTAAGTGATTAATAACACTAGTATATTCAGAGAGTGTGAGTGATTaataacactagcatattcagAGAGTCTAAGTGATTAATAACACTAGTATATTCAGAGAGTCTAAGTGATTAATAACACTAGTATATTCAGAGAGTCTAAGTGATTAATAACACTAGTATATTCAGAGAGTCTAAGTGATTAATAACACTAGTATATTCAGAGAGTGTGAGTGAATAATAACACTAGTATATTCAGAGAGTCTAAGTGATTAATAACACTAGTATATTCAGAGAGTCTGAGTGATTAATAACACTAGTATATTCAGAGAGTCTGAGTGATTAATAACACTAGTATATTCATAGAGTCTGAGTGATTAATAACACTAGTATATTCATAGAATTGGATTAGCACTATCCTTGCTAGTTAAAGCTTGAATCATTTTCTGAACTTTGAATGAACTGAGACGACAGATAAGTCAGCTTACTATGTCTTCCAATAGCAATGTTTTTTCATGATTGCCTTGAAATGTTTCTGCACTTCATCTCACATAATGTTTGCACCTGAGATTTCAAAGTAGTAGATTCAGTAATGTTCGTAGCCAAAAAGGAGGCATAGCAACAAATTCCCCTTATCAATGATTTGTACCATGCTCACTTGCAAAGGCTCACTTAAAATGTAGTTGGGCTATTCACCTTAATAAAGTTGAAATTTTTAGATCTATGACCACTCTGaccaaaaatgtttattttcttcAAATAAAAGTGTAATGTATAAAGGAACTCATGTGTCAGGCATAAGGATCAGTGCTGTAGATAATAATATGGTGTTTGGGTATGATTTACTCATACTCACCCTAGCCATCTTGCAGTCGTTCTAAAATTCATACTcagtttatttaattttaacacTCACAACAAGATTGAAAATCTCTCCTTAGCTCCAATCGCATATCACCATATTTAAACCTGCTAACATTTCAAAACCACACCAAGCAAGATTTTGATAAACGTTGATTATACCCAAATTAGCAGTCAAATTAAAATATTCACGTGGATGTTTTTAGAAACGACTAAACACCATTTAGAGTGAAATGACATCTTTAGCTACTAACCTGATCATAGGGAGACTCATTAAGATTTCATCACCACTTTCTGAAGACTGCAGTGTCTCACTTTCCGCTCCCTCAATGACACCTTTATTCTTTACATTTCCAGTTATCTGCATGAGGAAATATAAAGGTTATTAGGATGTCTACGTAAGTGTCCGTGTCAGAGTTTGTGTATGTTTCTTATGCACTACTCAACTCTTTGCCATCTGCCACAAAGTGACCAGTGGCAAATAGATGAAATATTAAAGGCAACTAAATGAAGTGGGGTGAAAAAGAAAGAAGTGCTTCTGTCTGCAATTTCTAactatatattcaatatatatcttatatctatctacagtatatatttctcaaagtttgtcgttgCTGTATATGACCAGCTATTATAGTTATTAAGATATTGGAATTAAAAGTCAACAtgctgatggatttgaactcatggagattGGTACCACAAGTTTATAATCCAGGCACTTTAGCGCTGAGCCATATACTGCGTAATGATTTAAGTCATATTCATATACCGTGTAGCGCATGCAAAGGCTGATTATTTTAGTACTGTGTCCAcccgttacgatgcccctgttaggaaatattttaagacctaagtatatgcagcACGGTGATTCTTCATCTTTTTTCGTTAGAGCTCGTTTGTTCCACCCCAAGTTTGTTTTGCCccaaaataacaataatttatttcatacttacaatttggcgatttgtgtactgataatatatgtcaataaagtATGTACgttgctcgccatggcgagttcagcgtaATTTATTATGATAAAAGCAgtttcgcaaacagataaataataaaatttcagTTAAATGGCGTAGTTATTGATACATTGCGCCTACTTGTTACTATGCCCCTATCCACACGATGCTTTCTGTCAAACCATttcaacaaacatttctctctaaataaatatttggcgaCTGTTGTGCTGCTTTTTATTTGgtcataacaaattttatttggtttttgCATTATGTAATTATTGTATAATCACCAAATCATCCGCTTCGTTGTTTAcgtacttgctatttatttctcATCTACATTTAGTTCTCTACTAAGTTATTGCAGCGGCTCAGAAAACCTTTTCCCAGCTACTTTTCCTTGATTCTCATTTGGACATTAAATTTTTGttagattactgtaagattatctgtaagattttcTGTAAGGTTTCTGTACTATCATTTAAGATTAGAAGTATCAGTTAATCCTCACTttcttatatttacatttatgcaTATAGcgacattctcttattacatatatataaatttcttataacttttgctgtttattatataaattttttcagtttgtttcattatcattattatttcaatttgtagttattaaacataatttgaatatcgtgttttaagtttaaacattattaatttttctatcactgttattattacatagttggttttcaatctttattataaatactaatttTTCAACTAACCATTTTTTGCTGACAtggttctaataaaatttcaattacaaaatactaccatattctgtcatattttttaattaatatataatataaaaatataagcatgtaaatatatattatagatatatctatacatattatagatatatctatatacagtgtatacatctatatatatatcacaaagtTTGTCTTCTGTGTATTCATGTGTCTGTCGTTGTGATTGTCCatctatagttattaaaatcttagaattaaaaatttgctttctGATGGATTTGAGCGCACAGAGATTGCTACCACAAATTTACAATCCAGGCACCCTACCACTGAGCCACACAAGGGGTAGTTATCTCATCATATATggtatagcgtatgcacacgctaattattttagcattacgTCCATGTGTTACGATAcccctgttaaaaaatattttgaacctaATTATATGCAACGTGATTCTTCTACGTCTTTTTTTCTTTAAAGCTAATTTATTCCGCCtcacaatattaacaataattcatctcaaacttgaaatttggcgacttgtgtactgattatat
Above is a window of Watersipora subatra chromosome 3, tzWatSuba1.1, whole genome shotgun sequence DNA encoding:
- the LOC137390545 gene encoding tigger transposable element-derived protein 1-like; this translates as MVGEKRKASSESDSAKKRQAISFERKVSIIKQLDAGEKMVSVARAYNLNRSTVGTIYKQKDCIMEHVKGAVPMQSTIISKKRGKIIEEMEKLLTIWLDDQQRRRFPLSLLLIQEKAKSIFEDVKAKAGESAAEETFSASCGWFSRFKRANLHNVSVSGEAASADTEAAERFPQVLKEIIEEGGYSAKQIFNVDETGLFWKKMPEKTYISREEKTMPGYKAAKDRLTLMLGANAEGSYKLKPLLVYRAANPRALKNVTKSSLPVIWMSNTKAWVTLAVFEDWFFHHFIPEPMDQGVIANFKKYYTRRTYRMALKAVDSDLEMTLRSYWKSYNILNCVKNIDASWREVTEVNLNAVWRLLCPQFVNDFRGFDQEGINKEILSTLVGLSDKLELDLQEEDFEELLESHGEELSNQDLMELEAQQRVEEEEEEEETPVPMKKFETKLLAEGFSLIDKAIALFKLQDPNIERCTKVANQLNDTIQCYRIIFDEKKENCAIVVRSLLLPSF